A genomic window from Vitis riparia cultivar Riparia Gloire de Montpellier isolate 1030 chromosome 18, EGFV_Vit.rip_1.0, whole genome shotgun sequence includes:
- the LOC117905768 gene encoding uncharacterized protein LOC117905768, whose translation MATAAATKLTPHLLSLSSPLRRRKPLLHHLPPRLPRNDGSAALILGLSSRRLTCKATEVSVAEEPSAAGDGENWVPVVPLSALPKGERRVIIQDGETILLL comes from the coding sequence ATGGCCACCGCCGCTGCCACCAAGCTCACGCCtcatctcctctctctctcctcccccCTCCGTCGCCGGAAACCCCTGCTGCACCACCTCCCTCCGCGGCTGCCCCGGAATGACGGCTCTGCTGCCTTAATACTGGGACTCTCTAGCCGGAGACTTACTTGCAAGGCGACGGAAGTGTCGGTGGCGGAGGAGCCGTCGGCTGCGGGGGATGGCGAGAACTGGGTGCCAGTGGTGCCGCTGTCGGCATTGCCCAAGGGGGAGCGGCGCGTGATTATACAGGACGGAGAGACGATTCTGTTGTTGTGA
- the LOC117906371 gene encoding uncharacterized protein LOC117906371: MSIEPYHLGRYSSIGSRPDVRGAKQEYDDLVNHNRVGGTFRGLTIQDELNFDSWWSSFYSGETEMAINVNGDEIGTLVNVNEKNSEDDDQIPRRGMAFSSEWEAEEFCKKYAKRIGFTVRKGKVQRKANGTLKGRCFLCSCEGFRTRKYPNQGTNYQRSETRTGCNVQIQVKLDNGQWVITKLHLEHNHRLQCLDTLNWPSDEVEGASGADKEIQTSFAPTEAEDTDKTLTDPNTAAAGLLEMVEGSGVTSNTRESIWQEILTKYGDVTANCSFTAPQFVEIIKGSILQIVELMQKNTARSLSGADTYFIDRTLSDLERAQVKVDWLRSPFVGVQPLVEYAQAEGKRDVIRRRLNEKIAEVEQLYLELDQAEASLQELQHRIPDWLRIEDTLGKRLL, from the exons ATGTCTATCGAACCCTATCATCTTGGCAGGTATAGTTCCATCGGTTCACGCCCAGATGTTCGGGGTGCCAAACAGGAATATGATGATTTAGTAAACCACAACAGAGTTGGCGGTACCTTCAGGGGCCTCACTATCCAG GATGAGCTTAATTTTGATTCTTGGTGGAGTTCGTTCTATAGTGGTGAGACTGAAATGGCTATTAATGTAAATGGTGATGAGATTGGAACATTGGTTAATGTAAATGAGAAAAATTCTGAAGACGATGATCAGATACCACGGAGAGGGATGGCGTTTTCTTCTGAGTGGGAAGCTGAAGAATTTTGTAAAAAGTATGCCAAGAGAATTGGTTTTACAGTAAGAAAAGGAAAGGTACAAAGGAAAGCAAATGGTACACTGAAAGGGCGATGCTTTCTTTGTTCATGTGAAGGCTTCCGGACCAGGAAGTATCCCAACCAGGGAACAAATTATCAGAGATCAGAAACAAGAACAGGTTGCAATGTCCAGATCCAAGTCAAACTTGACAATGGACAATGGGTGATCACAAAACTTCATCTTGAGCATAATCACAGGTTGCAATGCCTAGATACACTTAATTGGCCTTCAGATGAAGTGGAAGGTGCTTCGGGAGCTGACAAG GAGATCCAAACTTCCTTCGCTCCAACTGAAGCTGAGGACACAGACAAAACTCTCACAGATCCTAACACAGCTGCTGCAGGGCTTCTTGAGATGGTTGAGGGATCTGGTGTAACTTCCAATACCAGGGAGTCGATTTGGCAGGAAATATTGACCAAATATGGAGACGTAACTGCCAATTGCTCCTTTACAGCACCCCAGTTTGTAGAGATCATCAAAGGTTCCATACTGCAGATTGTGGAGCTGATGCAGAAGAATACTGCCCGTAGCCTGTCTGGTGCAGACACCTACTTCATTGATAGAACATTGAGTGATTTGGAGAGGGCGCAGGTTAAGGTTGATTGGTTAAGAAGCCCATTTGTTGGAGTGCAACCTTTAGTTGAGTATGCACAAGCAGAGGGCAAGAGGGACGTGATTCGTAGGCGCTTGAATGAGAAGATAGCTGAAGTAGAGCAGCTTTATCTGGAGCTGGACCAAGCAGAGGCCAGTTTACAGGAGCTGCAACACCGAATACCAGACTGGCTTAGGATTGAAGATACACTTGGTAAACGATTATTGTAG